Proteins from a single region of Phycisphaeraceae bacterium D3-23:
- the iscX gene encoding Fe-S cluster assembly protein IscX, whose amino-acid sequence MTFSWTDIDEIAYQLTEHHGGVDPTAIKFTDLRKLVEGLDGFEPEPGQSVNEQILEAIQQAWIEEREDAGLGGASGDHDEDEDDNGYTPNNPYR is encoded by the coding sequence ATGACCTTCTCCTGGACCGACATCGACGAGATCGCGTACCAGCTCACCGAGCACCACGGCGGGGTGGACCCGACTGCCATCAAGTTCACCGATCTGCGCAAGCTGGTCGAGGGGCTCGACGGTTTTGAGCCCGAGCCCGGGCAGTCGGTGAATGAGCAGATCCTGGAGGCGATCCAGCAGGCGTGGATCGAGGAGCGGGAGGACGCCGGGCTGGGCGGCGCGTCGGGGGATCACGACGAGGATGAGGATGACAACGGGTACACGCCGAACAACCCGTATCGGTAG